The sequence AACAGAATTTAGATGTAGTTGAAATCAGAAAGGGCGAAGTGGAAAGTGCTATCAATAAAAAAGATTTTCTGATGGCAAAAAAGTTAATAGCTGGAGGAATAAAAATAGCCGAAAAGGAAAAGCATCCAGGTATTGTTTCTGATTGGGAAGAAGAATTACTTCGTGTTGCAATTATAGAAAAAGATAAGGAGACAATCCGATTTTATACAAAGCGATTTGCTTTTGATCGCTGGTTCAACAGGGATTACTATATTCAATGGAAAAAAACCTTTACTAATACTGAATGGAGAACGGTAATTGAAAAATACATTGAAGATAAAATAACCGAAATAAACAAGCAGCATCAAAACAATAAAAGTAAACTATGGTATTCACCAGATGCACTTTCCCTTGATGCGCTCGCGCCTATTTATATTGAAGAGAAATATTGGGATAGACTCTTAATATTAGTGTGTAAGGAAACAGAATTGGATAGAATATTGCAATATCATGATCATTTATCCAAACATTATCCGACAGAATTAGTAGATCTATATATACCTGCATTTGAGCGTAAAGGAGATATTGCAGGTAATCGGGTTGAATACGCAAATCTGGCAGGTAAAATGAAAAGAGTCATTAAAAGCATTCCTGCCGGGAAAGAAAAAATTATTGGTGTGGCAAAGATGCTAAGCATGAAATATCCTCGTCGGCCGGCCATGATCCAGGAACTGAATAAAGTCATTATTTTAGAAAAAGGTAAATCCGAACAGTAATCAACTGGAAAGGTTAGGCCTGATTAAATAATCACATCCAATTTCGAATGCTTATAAAGGTGATAATAAGCATCTTAGAAATTCATCAAAATTTATTTAAAAAGCAAAACCCGCTCTATGAGCTACCGTCTGGACACATTTTATTTCTATTTTTGAAATAAAAAGTGCAAAGCAGGTATTTTTACGAGATTAAGGACAAGCGATTAATGAATAGGGGTAATTCTATTCTTAATCGCTTGTTTGCTAATAGTGTCCATTCGATTCGACGGTTAGCTAGTAATGATTCAGAGGCAAAAGCCATTTACCGTTTTCTACAGAATGACCATGTTAGTGAAGATGAGATCATCAGAAACATGTCTTCTAATTGTGTTAACTGCGTTGGAAGCAGGCCTGTCTTGTGCATACAAGATACCAGTGATGTTAATTTATACAATCACAAGAATAGGATAAAAAAGGACGATTATATTGGTACGACAAATGCGGCAACTAATGGTCTTGGGTTTCATATACATCCGGGACTTGTGATAGATGCAGAAAGTTTCATGCCTTATGGTTTTTCAACAATAAAGATTTGGAACAGATCCCATGAACAGGCGAAGAAAGATGTTAGCCATCAAAAAAAGATGCTTCCTATAGAGGGTAAGGAATCTTATAGATGGATAGAGACTTCACTAAAAAGTAAACAAGCTTTACAGTCAGCCAGTGAAATTATTATAATCCAGGACAGAGAAGGAGATATTTATGAACAATTTGCAATTGTTCCCGATTCTAAGACACACTTGCTTATCAGGGCCAAAACAAATCGGATACTACAAGGAAAACAAAAGCTCTTTGAATATCTTTCCAGCCAGCCTTTACAAGGCTCCTATGAGGTTAAAGTAGAAGGTGATAAAAGGAGAAGTACAACAAAAAGAACTGCAAAAATAGAGGTTCGTTTTTCGGCAGTGACGATCAGTGGAAATAATTATATTAATAAAAATCTTCCGAAAAATATAAGCCTATATGCAATAGAAGCTAAAGAGGTTGGTGATGATATAAAGACCCCCATTCATTGGAGATTATTAACTACAAAAAGGGTAGACGATTTGCAAACAGCATTGCTTTGTATAGAATGGTATACCTGCCGTTGGGTTATCGAAGAAGTGTTTCGAATTTTAAAGAAAGAAGGTTTTAATATTGAGGCGAGCGAATTATCGCAGGCCAAAGCTATACGAAAGCTATGCTTGATGATGCTTGAAACTATTATCAAACTCTTCATTATGCAAATCGCATATGCAATACCCGAAGAATCATGCCCTCATAGTTGTTTCTCCGCGGAAGAAGTGGAATGTTTAGAACATCAGATCGAACAGTTAGAAGGCAAAACGGATAAACTGAAAAACCCATATACATCTTCCGATTTGAAAAGATATATATGGGCTATAGCCAGATTAGGTGGCTGGAAAGGCTATCTATCCGAACGAAAACCCGGCATCACTACTTTTTGGATGGGGCTGCAGAAATTTACTGCAGTCATGCAAGGCTGGATTCTTTTTAGAGATCTGTCCAGACGGTAGCTCTATGAGCGGGTTTTGCTTTTTTGCGGGCCGGGGGGACAAGTTTCGAACCTGTTCGTGGATGATTTATCTAAAATATATGTTTTTATTAGCGAAATATGCTATTGAAATCAAATTATATAAAACTGTTGTGTACCCATCTATGTCTATTACGGTGATACTGGTCCGGCCCAAACGGAGGATATGCTCCGTTGGAGCTGGCCCAATGACCTCCGTATTAGACACCCATCTATTCTGAATTACTCAAACTCTAAAGCAAGATTGCATACTGTTTCGATTGACGGGAACTAAGCTATCATTTTCAGTATTATTTATTATTAAAGTGTATTCACGGTGAATATTTTCACCAAATGATGAATTCTTGCGGAAAACATTAGTCAGCGACATCTCAATTTTAATTTTATATCAAACTAAAATTGGGAATATTTTCTTCAATATTTGTATTTTTGATGAAAATATGCATCATAATGAAGTCAAAAAAGCATATTCTTTTTCCTAAGCAGCAGGTTCTACTGGAAGAGTTTGGTAACAGGATATCGCTTGCAAGGAAACGTCGTAGGTTAACTGCTACTCAAGTTGCAGAGCGTGCAGCTATTGATAGGGGGACACTAAGAGCGATAGAGCAAGGCAGCCCCTCCGTTTCCATTGGCGCGTTTATCAATGTATTAAGAGTGCTAGGTCTTCAGAATGAAATAACAAAATTGCTTGAAGAGGATCCTGTTGGAAGAAAATTACAGGATTTGAGATTAATGAATAAGAACTAATTGAAATGGCCAATACTGACATTTGGGTATATGCACATTGGAAAAGCATGGCTCAACATAAGTAAGCTCATTGGTTCGCTTTCCGCAGATTTAGGTAAAACGGGGCAACAATTCAGTTTTAAATACCATAGGGACTGGCTTGAGTCTGCAGAGCAGTTGTTGCTGGATCCGGAAATAGGATGGTATACAGGCACACAATATCCAATAGAAAAGGAGAATTTTGGTGTGTTTGTAGATTCCATGCCAGGCACCTGGGGTAGAAGATTAATGCAGAGAAAAGCCGCACAATCAGCAAGAGAAAAAAATGAGCACCGACCACGTTTAACCGATTTGGGCTATCTCCTCCAGGTTAGTGACTTTACAAGAATGGGAGCATTGCGCTTCAAACTTCATCCTGATGGTCCTTTTTTGAACAACGATAATGAAAAGCCCATTCCCCCATGGGCACATATTCGTGAGCTGCAGCAAAGTGCAGAAAAATTTGAGGCAAATCTGGTATTACTAACGTGGATTTTCAGGTAAAGCTGAAATTAAAGAACGATTCTGAAGTTTTTAAGGATTTAAAGGGATTGCAAAATGAATTAATCAAACAGTTTCCAGGTTTGTTCAAAGATGTGAGAGACGGTAATACTACCTATTCTGGTTCCATTAGCATTGAATTTGTAGATGAACTGAAGAAGGGTGTAGATTTTGGAACCGCTCTTGTTGACGATCCAGGTACGCCTGGAGGAGGATTGACAACTTTTGTAAATACAAAAGTTAATGGGAACACCGTTAATCCATATGATTCCAGAAGTGGCGTAGCTCTTAATACTCCTCGCGAAACAGCCACTGTGGCACGAGATATACTTCATGAATTAATTCATACTGCAGGACCAAATCACACAGATGACGCAAATCAGGCCACAGATATTCAAATAATCGCAACACCTATCATGGCTCCCGACGGATCCCTAATAAGAGTAAACAGAATCCTTGGTCCTGGAGCCCGTTTGGATTTGATAATACATAACATAATGAGCTATCCGGGTATTAAACTTAATGGGAAGCCAATAAACGAATATGTACCGAATAAATTTGATCGAAGTAAGGTAAGTCCAGGACAGATACTTCAAATCATTAAACAAATAGAT is a genomic window of Chitinophaga sp. LS1 containing:
- a CDS encoding IS4 family transposase, whose amino-acid sequence is MQSRYFYEIKDKRLMNRGNSILNRLFANSVHSIRRLASNDSEAKAIYRFLQNDHVSEDEIIRNMSSNCVNCVGSRPVLCIQDTSDVNLYNHKNRIKKDDYIGTTNAATNGLGFHIHPGLVIDAESFMPYGFSTIKIWNRSHEQAKKDVSHQKKMLPIEGKESYRWIETSLKSKQALQSASEIIIIQDREGDIYEQFAIVPDSKTHLLIRAKTNRILQGKQKLFEYLSSQPLQGSYEVKVEGDKRRSTTKRTAKIEVRFSAVTISGNNYINKNLPKNISLYAIEAKEVGDDIKTPIHWRLLTTKRVDDLQTALLCIEWYTCRWVIEEVFRILKKEGFNIEASELSQAKAIRKLCLMMLETIIKLFIMQIAYAIPEESCPHSCFSAEEVECLEHQIEQLEGKTDKLKNPYTSSDLKRYIWAIARLGGWKGYLSERKPGITTFWMGLQKFTAVMQGWILFRDLSRR
- a CDS encoding helix-turn-helix domain-containing protein; the encoded protein is MKSKKHILFPKQQVLLEEFGNRISLARKRRRLTATQVAERAAIDRGTLRAIEQGSPSVSIGAFINVLRVLGLQNEITKLLEEDPVGRKLQDLRLMNKN